From the Lathyrus oleraceus cultivar Zhongwan6 chromosome 4, CAAS_Psat_ZW6_1.0, whole genome shotgun sequence genome, one window contains:
- the LOC127073985 gene encoding high-affinity nitrate transporter 3.1, which produces MAAHRLVVASLFLCCLAEICYGKVLFSSLKTTLVVTASPKQGQVLSSGVDKISGTWSLNKAFPAGTDSSYKTIKLKLCYAGISQKDRAWRKTVDDLSRDKTCQHKMVAMHYNASNKTVQTYDWLIERFVPQATYFVRAYAFDSNDVEVGYGQSTNADKSTNLFEINAISGRHATLDICSICFSAFSVLSLGVFFYIEKRKGKSQK; this is translated from the exons ATGGCAGCACACAGGCTTGTGGTAGCATCACTTTTTCTCTGCTGTTTGGCTGAAATTTGTTATGGAAAGGTTCTCTTTTCTTCCTTGAAAACAACCCTTGTTGTCACTGCTTCCCCCAAACAAGGACAAG TTTTGTCATCTGGAGTGGACAAAATCAGTGGAACATGGTCTCTAAACAAGGCTTTCCCAGCAGGAACAGACTCTTCTTACAAAACCATAAAACTGAAGTTATGTTACGCGGGGATAAGCCAAAAAGACCGCGCGTGGAGAAAGACCGTGGACGATCTCTCAAGGGACAAGACTTGCCAACACAAAATGGTAGCAATGCACTACAATGCTTCCAACAAAACCGTACAGACCTACGACTGGTTGATCGAGCGGTTCGTGCCTCAGGCCACGTACTTTGTACGCGCCTACGCGTTTGACTCCAACGACGTGGAAGTTGGTTACGGGCAAAGCACGAATGCTGATAAGAGTACTAATCTGTTTGAAATCAACGCGATCAGTGGACGCCACGCGACGCTTGATATTTGCTCTATTTGTTTCAGTGCTTTCTCGGTTTTGTCCTTGGGCGTGTTCTTCTATATCGAAAAGAGGAAGGGAAAGTCACAGAAGTAG
- the LOC127073983 gene encoding manganese-dependent ADP-ribose/CDP-alcohol diphosphatase: MCLWRLDRNTMGSENWMKSVHDKKQPLFSFGLISDVQYADIPDGYSFLGIPRYYRHSMLVLQRAVQSWNNHHRHKFVINCGDIVDGFCPKEQSFNTVKKIAGEFDKFEGQVHHLIGNHCLYNLPRDKLLPLLKIRSSEGHGYYDFSPVPEYRFVFLDGYDISAIGWPRDHPRTLEAMKLLREKNPNEDKNSPTGLVGLERRFLMFNGGVGKEQMEWLNNVLQDATKSKQKVVVCCHMPLDPVASSKEALLWNYDEVMSLIHRYSCVKVCFSGHDHKGGYSIDSHGIHHRILEAALECPPGRDSFGYVEAYHDRISLYGTDRMQSTNMYFNNA; this comes from the coding sequence ATGTGCTTGTGGAGATTAGATAGAAACACAATGGGTTCTGAAAATTGGATGAAAAGTGTACATGATAAAAAACAACCTCTCTTTTCGTTCGGATTGATATCCGATGTGCAATATGCTGATATTCCTGATGGTTATTCATTCCTCGGCATTCCTCGTTACTATAGGCATAGCATGCTTGTGTTACAAAGAGCAGTTCAAAGTTGGAATAATCATCATAGACATAAATTTGTGATAAACTGTGGAGATATTGTTGACGGGTTTTGTCCGAAAGAACAATCTTTTAATACTGTAAAGAAAATTGCGGGCGAATTTGATAAATTCGAAGGACAGGTACATCATTTAATTGGAAATCACTGTCTGTACAATCTACCTCGCGACAAGTTACTTCCGTTGTTGAAGATTCGTAGTTCTGAAGGCCATGGTTACTATGATTTTTCGCCCGTGCCTGAGTATAGATTTGTTTTTCTTGACGGATATGATATAAGTGCCATCGGTTGGCCTCGAGATCATCCGAGAACATTGGAAGCTATGAAGTTACTCAGAGAGAAGAATCCGAATGAGGACAAGAATAGTCCAACAGGTTTAGTTGGACTTGAAAGAAGGTTTCTTATGTTCAACGGAGGCGTTGGAAAAGAACAAATGGAGTGGTTGAACAATGTTCTTCAAGATGCAACAAAATCGAAACAAAAAGTTGTGGTTTGTTGTCATATGCCTCTAGATCCTGTCGCATCGTCTAAGGAAGCATTGTTGTGGAATTACGATGAGGTGATGAGTTTGATACATAGATACAGTTGTGTGAAGGTTTGTTTTTCTGGTCATGATCATAAAGGTGGATACTCCATTGATTCACATGGGATACACCATAGAATTCTTGAAGCTGCATTGGAATGTCCTCCTGGTAGAGATTCATTTGGATATGTTGAAGCTTATCATGACAGAATATCACTTTATGGTACTGACAGAATGCAGAGTACAAATATGTATTTTAATAATGCTTAG